The Bemisia tabaci chromosome 5, PGI_BMITA_v3 genome includes a window with the following:
- the LOC109037434 gene encoding uncharacterized protein isoform X1, whose amino-acid sequence MMWLDEEYAEEEIDSEYDDVESDGDKGSEEDTSYLERHQKRSEDDLRSKIWSILEKFKKPVAFAFSAVNPSLPNPGLQILQHEVIGLPLSTHDAKIIISQASPSPFGMGEETLVDESVRKCWELNPAQFTLENPEWTEAMKTMVDSVSSGLGIEGGEEKIVAELNKLLLYEPGAFFKKHKDSEKAPAMFGTLVVCLPSAHKGGKLVLTHGDEKYEFETAGSSRFSTSFAGWYADITHEILPVTSGYRLMLTYNLIWRTDLKIPSYDMACGQAQKLCMLLQEYNLQIENEDSKYPAILLHKLSHKYTQANLKFNLLKPQDLSQVQTLSEVSAKLGFHIYLGTLKLKVERDDECSDFEEKSHDLKNLVELNGKLLVQNLECPDDCIIDPSPEGKRKADKEEHHGPTGNEGCPSTYWYYDTVVVLVPPSKQLDFVFQFSTEGKVIEPVFFKLMKTFSENKDKKHMLKQLCMLALKQKPYRNKYELNMNNEYSKTVLPFYQQAAATALDLGCLKLFDEACTKTKNEILLILDIPHRLGRLAADKGLATVKDQLMKGVCFASTIEKKVKFLESVSEGFEAALQDPSTSERANLKKWAGEALFESVSHFEMNTKADCISLVNLYKTVDWSLFASKTMPVMMKAVPVVRINFINEFMSTLQLKLTKEQSSFIGSIIDSIWTKFDFQSIQTESATAGKKIALTESELNTFLKNIVKIFSSDYQETTIIPAMLKSIPNASKKCSEQFVSLAHKILKNKLSTFKLSAKVVAPPASHKCLIQALLTKFLKENVGCEPQAPSNWSLPPRSSCSCPDCTVINKFLQDATKQSLDFPCAERRRCHLYQNFTKHKKDVETTHEQDFDVGTIRTGSPFIWRITKHQDGYETRKSEWLRKVEATKRTLSILRKDELVNSKLETYLQPYHDSIMMVSIKDLPDLKSLVALPKIPEASHIVPHSLQNSTVQPSRKREGSKVEASEGQTIKRPKPGVDPLS is encoded by the coding sequence ATGATGTGGCTCGATGAAGAATATGCTGAGGAAGAGATTGATTCAGAATATGATGATGTGGAATCCGATGGAGATAAGGGATCAGAAGAAGATACATCCTATTTAGAACGTCATCAGAAGAGATCAGAAGATGATTTACGGTCGAAAATTTGGtcaattctggaaaaatttaagaagcCAGTTGCTTTTGCATTCAGTGCTGTAAATCCATCATTGCCAAACCCAGGCCTCCAGATTCTGCAACATGAAGTCATAGGGCTACCACTTTCAACACACGATGCCAAGATAATAATTTCTCAAGCCAGTCCCTCTCCCTTTGGTATGGGAGAAGAGACTTTAGTCGATGAATCAGTTCGGAAATGCTGGGAGCTTAATCCAGCCCAGTTTACTCTTGAAAATCCAGAATGGACTGAAGCCATGAAAACAATGGTAGACTCTGTCAGCTCAGGCCTCGGAATCGAGGGAGGTGAGGAGAAGATTGTTGCAGAACTAAATAAACTCCTCTTGTATGAACCAGGAGCATTCTTTAAAAAACACAAGGACTCAGAAAAAGCCCCTGCGATGTTCGGAACGCTTGTGGTTTGCCTACCTTCAGCACATAAAGGCGGGAAGCTCGTTTTGACTCATGGCGATGAGAAGTATGAGTTCGAAACAGCCGGATCATCACGTTTCAGCACATCTTTTGCTGGGTGGTACGCTGATATCACCCATGAAATACTCCCGGTGACATCAGGTTATCGCCTCATGTTGACCTACAATCTCATATGGCGAACTGATTTGAAAATTCCATCTTATGATATGGCCTGTGGGCAGGCTCAGAAACTGTGTATGTTGCTACAAGAGTATAATTTGCAGATCGAGAATGAAGATAGTAAATAccctgcaattttattgcataaATTGAGTCACAAATACACACAAGCTAATCTCAAATTTAATCTACTGAAACCTCAAGATCTTTCTCAGGTTCAAACACTTTCAGAGGTATCCGCTAAACTTGGGTTCCATATTTACCTTggaacattaaaattaaaagttgagaGAGATGACGAGTGCTCAGACTTTGAAGAAAAGTCccatgatttgaaaaatttagtagAACTTAACGGTAAGCTCCTTGTCCAGAACCTCGAATGTCCAGATGATTGCATAATTGATCCATCTCCTGAAGGTAAAAGGAAAGCAGACAAAGAAGAGCATCACGGTCCAACGGGCAATGAAGGTTGCCCCTCCACTTATTGGTACTACGATACTGTTGTAGTGCTTGTACCTCCCTCGAAGCAACTGGACTTCGTATTCCAATTCAGCACTGAAGGGAAAGTTATTGAACCAGTGTTTTTCAAACTAATGAAAACTTTCTCTgagaataaagataaaaaacaTATGCTAAAGCAACTTTGTATGCTAGCTTTGAAGCAGAAACCTTACCGTAATAAATACGAATTGAACATGAATAATGAATATTCAAAGACTGTTCTCCCCTTCTATCAACAAGCCGCAGCCACTGCCTTAGATTTAGGTTGTCTTAAACTTTTTGACGAAGCGTGcactaaaacaaaaaatgaaattttgctaatTCTTGATATTCCTCATAGGCTAGGTCGTTTGGCTGCTGACAAAGGTTTGGCAACAGTGAAAGACCAGCTTATGAAAGGCGTGTGTTTTGCTTCTACCATTGAAAAAAAGGTCAAATTCCTCGAGTCAGTTTCCGAAGGCTTTGAGGCAGCTCTACAAGATCCAAGCACTTCTGAGAGGGCTAATCTAAAGAAATGGGCAGGTGAAGCTCTGTTCGAATCAGTTTCTCACTTTGAAATGAATACTAAAGCTGATTGTATATCATTGGTCAACCTATACAAGACTGTTGACTGGAGTCTATTTGCGTCTAAAACTATGCCAGTCATGATGAAAGCAGTACCAGTGGTCAGGATAAATTTCATCAATGAATTCATGTCAACTTTGCAACTGAAACTTACCAAGGAGCAGAGCTCTTTTATTGGTTCAATTATTGACAGTATATGGACAAAATTTGACTTTCAGTCAATTCAGACGGAATCAGCCACAGCAGGGAAAAAAATCGCCCTCACTGAAAGTGAACTAaacacttttttgaaaaatattgtcaaaatattttcctccgatTATCAAGAGACCACAATCATACCGGCAATGCTGAAATCAATACCCAATGCTTCAAAAAAGTGTTCGGAGCAATTTGTTTCATTAGCGCATAagatccttaaaaataaactgtCCACTTTCAAATTATCAGCCAAAGTTGTAGCTCCACCCGCTTCTCACAAGTGTCTAATTCAAGCCCTTCTGaccaaatttttaaaggaaaatgtcgGCTGCGAACCCCAAGCACCATCTAATTGGTCCCTTCCACCCCGATCTTCCTGCAGTTGCCCTGATTGCACGGTGATCAACAAGTTTTTGCAGGATGCTACAAAACAGAGTCTAGATTTTCCCTGTGCAGAACGTCGGCGATGTCATCTGTACCAAAATTTTACTAAACACAAAAAAGATGTAGAGACTACACACGAACAAGACTTTGATGTTGGGACCATTCGAACAGGAAGTCCTTTTATCTGGCGAATCACTAAACATCAAGATGGTTATGAAACAAGGAAGTCAGAATGGTTGAGAAAAGTTGAAGCTACTAAACGGACTCTTTCTATTTTAAGGAAGGATGAATTAGTGAACAGTAAATTGGAGACATATTTACAGCCATATCATGACAGTATAATGATGGTCAGTATCAAAGATCTCCCAGACTTGAAGTCCTTGGTTGCACTACCAAAAATACCTGAGGCAAGTCATATTGTACCACATTCTCTTCAGAATTCGACAGTTCAGCCTAGTCGTAAGAGAGAAGGAAGTAAGGTAGAAGCCTCAGAGGGTCAAACTATCAAGCGGCCCAAACCAGGAGTGGATCCTCTCTCATGA